TCTTCGTTCCTCCCGAGCGGCGCGCGGAGGCGTACCGGCCGTACCCGCTGCCCATCGGGGAGGGGCAGACGATCTCGCAGCCCTACATCGTCGGTTTCATGACGGAGATCCTGCGCCTTAAGGCGTCCGACAGGGTCCTCGAGGTGGGGACAGGCTCCGGTTACCAGGCGGCGGTCGCGGCGAAGATCGCGGCCGAGGTGTACACCGTGGAGATCCTCGCGCCGCTGGCCGACCGCAGCCGGAAGGCGCTCTCCGGCCTGGGCTTCCGCAACGTCTTCGTCCGGCAGGGGGACGGCTATTACGGGTGGGAGGAGAAGGCGCCGTTCGACGCCATCATCGTGACCTGCGCCGGGGGACACGTCCCCCCGCCGCTGCTGCGCCAGCTCAAGAACGGCGGCCGGATGATCATGCCCGTCGGCGGTCCCTTCATGACGCAGAACCTCG
The Thermodesulfobacteriota bacterium genome window above contains:
- a CDS encoding protein-L-isoaspartate(D-aspartate) O-methyltransferase, coding for MVFLRLATLAAALLSAALLPAPAADDPYLQKRLAMVRDQIERDGIDDPGVLGAMREVPRHLFVPPERRAEAYRPYPLPIGEGQTISQPYIVGFMTEILRLKASDRVLEVGTGSGYQAAVAAKIAAEVYTVEILAPLADRSRKALSGLGFRNVFVRQGDGYYGWEEKAPFDAIIVTCAGGHVPPPLLRQLKNGGRMIMPVGGPFMTQNLVFIEKDARGAVTHRNVLPVAFVRLIGH